One genomic window of Equus caballus isolate H_3958 breed thoroughbred chromosome 6, TB-T2T, whole genome shotgun sequence includes the following:
- the TMEM198 gene encoding transmembrane protein 198 produces the protein MPGTAATLRFQLLPPEPDDAFWGAPCEQPLERRYQALPALVCIMCCLFGVVYCFFGYRCFKAVLFLTGLLFGSVVIFLLCYRERVLETQLSAGASAGIALGIGLLCGLVAMLVRSVGLFLVGLLLGLLLAAAALLGSAPYYQPGSVWGPLGLLLGGGLLCALLTLRWPRPLTTLATAVTGAALIATAADYFAELLLLGRYAVERLRAAPVPPLCWRSWALLALWPLLSLMGVLVQWRVTAERDSHTEVVISRQRRRVQLMRIRQQEERKEKRRKKRPPRAPPRGPRAPPRPGPPDPAYRRRPVPIKRFNGDVLSPSYIQSFRDRQTGSSLSSFMASPTDADYEYGSQGPLTACSGPPVRV, from the exons ATGCCGGGCACTGCGGCGACGCTGCGGTTCCAGCTGCTGCCCCCCGAACCAGATGATGCCTTCTGGGGTGCACCCTGTGAACAGCCCCTGGAGCGCAGGTACCAGGCACTGCCGGCCCTCGTCTGCATCATGTGCTGTCTGTTTGGAGTCGTCTACTGCTTCTTCG GTTACCGCTGCTTCAAGGCAGTGCTCTTCCTCACGGGGTTGCTGTTTGGCTCCGTGGTCATCTTCCTGCTGTGCTACCGAGAGCGGGTGCTGGAGACGCAGCTGAGTGCCGGGGCGAGTGCGGGCATCGCGCTTGGCATCGGACTGCTCTGCGGGCTGGTGGCCATGCTGGTGCGCAGCGTAGGCCTCTTCCTGGTGGGGCTGCTGCTCGGGCTGCTGCTCGCCGCTGCCGCCCTGCTGGGCTCCGCACCCTATTACCAGCCAGGCTCCGTGTGGGGCCCcctggggctgctgctggggggcggcctgctctgtgccctgctcACGCTGCGCTGGCCCCGCCCGCTTACCACCCTGGCCACCGCCGTGACTGGTGCTGCGCTCATCGCCACCGCCGCTGACTACTTTGCAGAGCTACTACTGCTGGGGCGCTACGCGGTGGAGCGACTGCGGGCCGCCCCAGTGCCCCCTCTCTGCTGGCGGAGCTGGGCCCTGCTGGCGCTGTGGCCCCTGCTCAGCCTGATGGGCGTCCTGGTGCAGTGGCGGGTGACAGCCGAGAGAGACTCCCACACAGAAG TGGTCATCAGCCGGCAGCGACGACGAGTGCAGCTGATGCGGATTCGCCAGCAGGAAGAGCGCAAGGAGAAGCGGCGGAAGAAGAGACCCCCACGGGCCCCCCCCAGAGGCCCCCGAGCTCCTCCAAGGCCCGGGCCCCCTGACCCTGCTTATCGGCGCAGGCCAGTGCCCATCAAACGCTTCAATGGAGATGTCCTCTCCCCG AGCTACATCCAGAGCTTCCGGGACCGGCAGACGGGGAGCTCCCTGAGCTCCTTCATGGCCTCGCCCACAGATGCGGACTATGAGTATGGGTCCCAGGGGCCACTGACGGCCTGCTCGGGGCCCCCTGTGCGGGTGTAG
- the CHPF gene encoding chondroitin sulfate synthase 2, with product MRASLLLSVLRPAGPVAVGISLGFTLSLLSVTWVEEPCGPGPPQPGDSELPPRGNTNAARRPNSVQPGAERERPGAGAGAGENWEPRVLPYHPAQPGQAAKKAVRTRYISTELGIRQRLLVAVLTSQATLPTLGVAVNRTLGHRLERVVFLTGSRGRRAPPGMAVVTLGEERPIGHLHLALRHLLEQHGDDFDWFFLVSDATYTEAHGLARLAGHLSLAAAAHLYLGRPQDFIGGDPAPGRYCHGGFGVLLSRTLLQQLRPHLEGCRNDIVSARPDEWLGRCILDATGVGCTGDHEGVHYSYLELSPGEPLQEGDPRFRSALTAHPVRDPVHMYQLHKAFARAELERTYQEIQELQWEIQNTSRLAADGERAAAWPVGIPAPSRPASRFEVLRWDYFTEQHAFSCADGSPRCPLRGADRADVADVLGAALEELNRRYRPALQLQKQQLVNGYRRFDPARGMEYTLDLQLEALTPQGGRRPLTRRVQLLRPLSRVEILPVPYVTEASRLTVLLPLAAAERDLASGFLEAFATAALEPGDAAAALTLLLLYEPRQAQRAAHADVFAPVKAHVAELERRFPGARVPWLSVQTAAPSPLRLMDLLSKKHPLDTLFLLAGPDTVLTPDFLNRCRMHAISGWQAFFPMHFQAFHPAVAPPQGPGPPELGRDTGHFDRQAASEACFYNSDYVAARGRLAAASEQEEELLESMDVYELFLRFSSLHVLRAVEPALLQRYRAQPCSAQLSEDLFHRCRQSMLEGLGSRTQLAMLLFEQEQGNST from the exons ATGCGGGCATCGCTGCTGCTGTCGGTGCTGCGGCCCGCAGGGCCCGTGGCTGTGGGCATCTCCCTGGGCTTCACCCTGAGCCTGCTCAGCGTCACCTGGGTGGAGGAGCCGTGCGGCCCAGGGCCGCCTCAACCCGGAGATTCTGAGCTGCCGCCGCGCGGCAACACCAACGCGGCGCGCCGGCCCAACTCGGTGCAGCCCGGAGCGGAGCGCGAGAGGCCCGGGGCCGGCGCAGGCGCCGGGGAGAACTGGGAGCCGCGTGTCTTGCCCTACCACCCCGCACAGCCGGGCCAGGCCGCCAAAAAGGCCGTCAG GACTCGCTACATCAGCACGGAGCTGGGCATCAGGCAGAGGCTGCTAGTGGCGGTGCTGACCTCACAGGCCACGTTGCCCACGCTGGGTGTGGCCGTGAACCGCACTCTGGGGCACCGGCTAGAGCGTGTGGTGTTCCTGACAGGCTCGCGGGGCCGCCGGGCACCACCGGGCATGGCCGTGGTGACGCTGGGCGAGGAGCGGCCCATTGGGCACCTGCACCTGGCGCTGCGCCACCTGCTGGAGCAGCACGGCGACGACTTTGATTGGTTCTTTCTAGTGTCTGATGCCACCTACACGGAGGCGCACGGACTGGCGCGTCTAGCTGGCCACCTCAGCCTGGCAGCCGCTGCCCACCTCTATCTGGGCCGACCCCAGGACTTCATTGGCGGAGACCCCGCCCCAGGCCGCTACTGCCATGGCGGCTTTGGGGTGCTGCTGTCGCGCACACTGCTGCAGCAGCTGCGCCCCCACCTGGAAGGCTGCCGCAACGACATCGTCAGTGCGCGCCCAGATGAGTGGCTGGGACGCTGCATCCTTGATGCCACTGGGGTGGGCTGCACTGGCGATCATGAG ggGGTACACTATAGCTATCTGGAGCTGAGCCCAGGGGAGCCTTTGCAGGAGGGGGACCCTCGTTTCCGCAGCGCCCTGACAGCCCACCCTGTGCGTGACCCTGTGCACATGTACCAGCTGCACAAGGCCTTTGCTCGGGCTGAGCTGGAACGCACATACCAGGAGATCCAGGAGTTGCAG TGGGAGATCCAGAACACCAGTCGTCTGGCCGCTGATGGGGAGCGGGCGGCCGCCTGGCCCGTGGGCATTCCAGCGCCGTCGCGTCCTGCCTCCCGCTTTGAAGTGCTGCGCTGGGACTATTTCACAGAGCAGCATGCTTTCTCCTGTGCTGATGGTTCGCCCCGCTGCCCGCTGCGTGGGGCTGACCGAGCTGACGTGGCCGACGTTCTAGGGGCAGCCCTGGAGGAGCTCAACCGCCGCTACCGCCCAGCCTTGCAActccagaagcagcagctggTTAACGGCTACCGCCGCTTCGACCCTGCCCGGGGAATGGAGTACACGCTGGACTTACAGCTGGAAGCACTGACCCCCCAGGGCGGCCGGCGGCCCCTCACCCGCCGGGTGCAGCTGCTGCGACCGCTGAGCCGCGTGGAGATCTTGCCTGTGCCCTATGTCACTGAGGCCTCACGTCTCACTGTGCTACTGCCTCTGGCTGCGGCCGAGCGTGACCTGGCTTCGGGCTTCCTGGAGGCCTTTGCCACCGCGGCACTGGAACCTGGGGATGCTGCAGCCGCTCTGACCCTGCTGCTACTGTATGAGCCACGACAGGCCCAGAGGGCGGCCCATGCAGATGTCTTCGCGCCCGTCAAGGCCCACGTGGCAGAGCTGGAGCGGCGATTCCCTGGGGCCCGGGTGCCCTGGCTTAGCGTGCAGACAGCCGCGCCCTCACCACTACGCCTCATGGATCTGCTCTCCAAGAAGCACCCGCTGGACACGCTGTTCCTGCTGGCCGGGCCAGACACGGTGCTCACGCCTGACTTCCTGAACCGCTGCCGCATGCACGCCATCTCTGGCTGGCAGGCCTTCTTTCCCATGCACTTCCAGGCCTTCCACCCGGCTGTGGCCCCGCCACAGGGCCCCGGGCCCCCGGAGCTGGGCCGAGACACGGGCCACTTTGATCGCCAGGCAGCCAGCGAGGCCTGTTTTTACAACTCCGACTACGTGGCGGCCCGCGGGCGGCTGGCAGCAGCCtcggagcaggaggaggagctgctggAGAGCATGGACGTGTATGAGCTGTTCCTGCGCTTCTCCAGCCTGCACGTGCTGCGGGCAGTGGAGCCGGCGCTGCTGCAGCGCTACCGGGCCCAGCCGTGCAGCGCGCAGCTCAGCGAGGACCTGTTCCACCGCTGCCGCCAGAGCATGCTCGAGGGCCTCGGCTCCCGCACCCAGCTGGCCATGCTGCTCTTTGAGCAGGAGCAGGGCAACAGCACCTGA